A window of the Anopheles merus strain MAF unplaced genomic scaffold, AmerM5.1 LNR4000537, whole genome shotgun sequence genome harbors these coding sequences:
- the LOC121602617 gene encoding partitioning defective 6 homolog beta-like, whose translation MSGRMSKSKTAHPKIDSDRVEIKSKFDAEFRRWSVKRSEQHSFEEFQSLIERLHKLDRSQLLVSYIDPRDNDLLPINNDDNFGRALTTARPLLRVIIQKKGDSIEERTGYGTIRPRNLISSILGQTPVKPKGLAISNPHDFRQVSAIIDVDIVPDTCRRVRLLKHGSEKPLGFYIRDGTSVRVTANGLEKLPGIFISRLVPGGLAESTGLLAVNDEVLEVNGIEVLGKTLDQVTDMMVANSSNLIITVKPANQRTLAPPRRGSFSRNSQLSGGSHQSQHTTGSDENDQDDQDEVVDLIEAVTLEESNLISQKDGVLHL comes from the exons ATGAGTGGAAGGATGtcgaaaagcaaaacagcgCATCCAAAAATCGACAGCGATCGTGTAGAAATTAAATCGAAG TTTGATGCTGAATTCCGACGATGGTCCGTAAAACGTTCCGAGCAGCATTCCTTCGAAGAGTTTCAGTCGCTAATCGAGCGGCTACATAAGCTGGACCGCTCCCAGCTACTCGTTTCCTACATCGATCCGCGGGATAACGATTTGCTACCGATCAACAATGACGACAACTTTGGTAGAGCGCTCACAACGGCTCGGCCCTTGCTGCGCGTGATAATACAGAAGAAAG GTGACAGCATCGAAGAGCGAACGGGTTACGGTACCATTCGGCCCCGAAATCTCATCAGCAGCATTCTTGGACAAACTCCCGTTAAACCGAAGGGTTTGGCGATATCTAATCCGCACGATTTTCGACAG GTATCTGCTATCATCGATGTAGACATCGTTCCGGATACATGCCGACGTGTCCGTCTGCTGAAGCATGGTAGTGAAAAGCCGTTGGGATTTTACATTCG CGATGGCACATCGGTGCGTGTAACGGCTAATGGGTTGGAAAAGCTGCCCGGTATCTTTATCTCTCGACTCGTGCCCGGTGGTCTGGCCGAAAGTACAGGCCTGCTGGCGGTGAACGACGAGGTGCTGGAGGTAAACGGTATCGAGGTGCTGGGCAAAACACTGGATCAAGTGACGGACATGATGGTAGCGAACAGCTCGAACCTCATCATTACGGTCAAGCCCGCCAACCAGCGTACCCTAGCACCGCCCCGTCGCGGATCGTTCTCGCGCAATAGTCAGCTATCCGGTGGATCGCACCAGTCGCAACATACCACGGGTTCGGACGAGAACGATCAGGACGATCAGGATGAGGTGGTGGATCTGATCGAAGCAGTCACGCTAGAGGAGAGCAATCTCATCTCTCAGAAGGATGGTGTGTTGCATTTGTAA
- the LOC121602616 gene encoding transcription initiation factor TFIID subunit 7-like — translation MPDKPVKQDSKKDDGAELETQIIMRMPKEPAAALREAIQSGANNLKDRLFIRLENELRYGEVRFDHWLLHAKVVDLPTIIESLKTIDSKNFYKTADICQMMICKEEPEQQSAEEESPNKNKKKDPNKVDKKFLWPHGVTPPCKNIRKRRFRKTLKKKYIEAPEIEKEVKRLLRVDNEAVNVKWELITEDEDPNKPSPGSGNESGAPHKSPSKNTKKGDHNKDVGEHDIFGEEVSDSDEEDNPINKNIDLDETSRLSAEAEDSRLSDSCSYQGTQQERDRNPALEFNKSMFSGAGSSSGYRAARRPDTGASSAGGSKSMSFFQGDNSSRLDSDNDSNDMPHGGFGNSQNSNANSATASTNNNARVYELQRQISDLKTQRNQKEQEIRTIENQTLRQRLQDKLDSLLMEIQDKEKEILDLQSGEKYSLD, via the exons ATGCCCGATAAACCCGTAAAACAGGATAGCAAAAAGGACGATGGAGCGGAACTGGAAACGCAGATCATCATGCGAATGCCGAAA GAACCTGCTGCGGCGTTGCGCGAAGCGATACAAAGCGGAGCCAACAACCTGAAGGATCGGCTCTTCATTCGGCTGGAAAATGAGCTGCGCTATGGCGAGGTTCGATTCGACCATTGGTTGCTTCACGCGAAGGTAGTCGATCTTCCTACGATCATTGAATCGTTAAAAACGATCGACTCGAAAAATTTCTACAAAACAGCGGACATATGTCAGATG ATGATTTGCAAGGAGGAACCCGAACAGCAATCGGCTGAAGAGGAATCCCCCAacaagaataaaaagaaagacCCGAACAAGGTAGACAAGAAGTTCCTGTGGCCGCACGGCGTGACGCCACCGTGCAAAAACATACGCAAGCGTCGTTTTCGCAAGACGCTCAAGAAAAAGTACATCGAAGCACCGGAAATCGAGAAAGAAGTGAAGCGTTTGCTGCGCGTCGACAATGAGGCGGTCAACGTGAAGTGGGAACTGATCACCGAGGACGAGGATCCGAACAAACCGTCGCCGGGTTCGGGTAACGAGTCAGGGGCACCGCACAAGAGCCCCtcgaaaaacacgaaaaagggAGACCACAACAAGGACGTGGGCGAGCATGACATCTTCGGCGAGGAAGTGTCCGACTCGGACGAGGAGGATAATCCGATCAACAAAAACATCGATCTGGACGAAACAAGCCGCCTGTCGGCGGAGGCCGAAGACAGCCGGCTGTCGGATTCCTGCTCCTACCAGGGAACGCAACAGGAGCGCGACAGGAACCCGGCACTGGAGTTCAACAAGAGCATGTTCAGTGGAGCCGGTTCCAGTAGCGGATACAGGGCGGCCCGGCGACCTGACACAGGGGCGAGCAGTGCGGGCGGATCGAAATCGATGTCATTCTTCCAGGGAGATAATAGTTCGCGTTTGGATTCCGACAACGATTCGAATGACATGCCGCACGGTGGTTTTGGCAACAGTCAGAACAGCAATGCCAATAGTGCTACTGCCAGCACGAACAACAACGCCCGCGTCTATGAGCTGCAGCGCCAGATAAGCGACCTGAAGACCCAACGTAATCAAAAGGAGCAGGAAATTCGCACCATCGAGAATCAAACGCTACGCCAGCGTTTGCAGGACAAGCTTGACAGCTTGCTGATGGAAATCCAAGACAAGGAGAAAGAG ATCCTTGACCTTCAATCGGGGGAAAAATATAGCCTGGATTGA